A single Suricata suricatta isolate VVHF042 chromosome 2, meerkat_22Aug2017_6uvM2_HiC, whole genome shotgun sequence DNA region contains:
- the LOC115304432 gene encoding olfactory receptor 2A2-like: MGSNQSWVTEFILVGFRLSAEMEVFLFWIFSLFYIFSLLANGMILGLISLDLRLHTPMYFFLSHLAVIDISYASNNVPKMLANLVNQKRTISFVPCIMQTFLYLGLAATECLILVAMSYDRFVAICHPLQYTVIMSWRVCLLLAVTSWSCGFILALVHAILLLRLPFCGPREVNHLFCEILSVLKLACADTWINQLVILAACMFVLVGPLSLMLISYMCILWAILKIQSGEGRRKAFSTCSSHLCVVGLFFGIAMVVYMVPDSKQREEQEKILSLFHSLFNPMLNPLIYSLRNAQVKASLYRALKKI, translated from the exons ATGGGAAGCAACCAGTCATGGGTCACAGAATTCATCTTGGTGGGATTCCGGCTCAGTGCAGAGATGGAAGTGTTCCTCTTCTGGATCTTCTCCCTGTTCTACATCTTCAGTCTGTTGGCTAATGGCATGATCCTGGGACTCATCTCTCTGGACCTGAGActgcacacccccatgtacttcttcctctcccacctggCTGTCATTGAC ATCTCCTACGCATCCAACAATGTCCCCAAGATGTTGGCAAACTTAGTGAACCAGAAGAGAACCATCTCCTTTGTTCCATGCATAATGCAGACATTTTTGTATTTGGGTCTTGCAGCTACTGAGTGCCTGATTTTGGTGGCAATGTCCTATGATAGGTTTGTGGCAATCTGCCACCCCCTCCAGTATACTGTCATCATGAGCTGGAGAGTGTGCCTGCTCCTGGCTGTCACTTCTTGGTCATGTGGATTTATTCTGGCTCTGGTACATGCAATTCTCCTTCTAAGGCTGCCCTTCTGTGGACCCCGGGAAGTGAACCATCTCTTCTGTGAAATCCTATCTGTCCTCAAGCTGGCCTGTGCTGACACATGGATCAACCAGTTGGTTATCCTTGCTGCCTGTATGTTTGTCTTAGTTGGGCCCCTCAGCTTAATGCTAATCTCCTACATGTGCATCCTCTGGGCTATCCTTAAAATCCAGTCTGGGGAGGGCCGCAGaaaggccttctccacctgttCATCCCACCTTTGTGTGGTTGGACTCTTCTTTGGCATAGCCATGGTCGTTTATATGGTCCCAGATTCCAAACAACGAGAAGAGCAGGAGAAAATTTTGTCCCTTTTTCATAGTCTCTTTAACCCAATGCTGAACCCTCTCATTTACAGCCTGAGAAATGCTCAGGTAAAGGCATCTTTGTATAGAGcactgaagaaaatttaa